From bacterium, the proteins below share one genomic window:
- a CDS encoding NAD(P)H-dependent oxidoreductase subunit E, which translates to MSNEKQKTGSVLVIGGGIGGMQAASDLSEAGFRVYLVEEGPAIGGRMSQLDKTFPTNDCAMCIMGPRLVEVGNSLNIKLLTNSEITRVEGSPGNFKIEVLRHPRYVSEERCTGCGTCVETCLTRNRPYFEAVEPPVHLDPKDEERVTDLINTYQAKSEHLLAILQDIQAEYHYLPQDIIKYVAQRLNIPVSRAYGLATYYAAFSLTPKGRHIINICLGTACHVRGGDRIMERLERDLSISCGETTDDLAFTLDGVRCLGCCSLSPVMTIDGKTYGNLTQDGVSKIVERIWKEDQ; encoded by the coding sequence ATGAGTAATGAAAAACAGAAGACCGGTTCAGTATTAGTTATCGGCGGCGGCATAGGCGGGATGCAAGCCGCTTCCGACCTCTCAGAGGCCGGATTCAGGGTTTATCTGGTAGAAGAAGGGCCGGCTATTGGCGGGCGGATGTCGCAACTGGACAAGACCTTTCCGACCAATGACTGTGCCATGTGCATTATGGGACCCCGGCTGGTCGAGGTGGGAAATAGTCTGAATATTAAACTCTTGACTAACTCTGAGATTACCAGGGTAGAGGGAAGTCCTGGTAATTTCAAGATAGAGGTTTTGAGGCACCCCCGTTATGTGAGTGAAGAAAGGTGTACTGGTTGCGGCACCTGTGTGGAGACCTGCCTGACCAGGAACAGGCCCTACTTTGAGGCGGTTGAGCCCCCCGTTCATTTAGACCCGAAAGATGAAGAGCGGGTGACCGACCTAATCAACACCTATCAGGCCAAAAGTGAGCATCTTTTAGCTATCCTCCAGGATATCCAGGCCGAATACCACTATCTGCCTCAGGACATAATCAAGTATGTGGCTCAAAGGCTGAATATCCCGGTATCCAGGGCTTACGGGCTGGCTACCTACTATGCTGCCTTTAGCCTTACGCCAAAGGGCAGGCACATCATTAACATCTGTCTTGGCACGGCCTGCCATGTAAGGGGGGGAGATAGGATTATGGAGCGGTTAGAGCGTGATCTCTCTATCTCATGTGGTGAAACGACGGATGATTTAGCCTTCACCTTAGATGGAGTCCGCTGCCTTGGTTGCTGTTCTTTATCGCCAGTAATGACTATAGATGGCAAGACATACGGCAACCTAACTCAGGATGGTGTTTCCAAGATAGTAGAAAGGATTTGGAAAGAGGATCAATGA
- a CDS encoding zinc metalloprotease HtpX, which produces MNTIKVVLLLASLSGLLMVVGYFIGRRRGVIMALGLSMLMNIGSYWYSDKIVLKMYNAREVTEEQSPALYHVVTGLSERARLPMPGVYIIDSQTPNAFATGRNENHAAIAVTSGILNILDRAELEGVIGHELSHIKNKDMLISTMAATIAGGVVMLSYMARWAAILGDAEGKQGGTVGLIATAIVAPIAATIIQMAISRSREYGADEGGAKISGKPAALARALAKLSKASGVMPMDANPSTAHMFIVNPLSGDFFLTLFDTHPPIEERIDRLMKMSS; this is translated from the coding sequence ATGAATACGATAAAGGTAGTTCTATTGTTGGCCTCCCTATCCGGACTGCTGATGGTGGTGGGGTATTTTATCGGCAGACGTAGGGGGGTTATTATGGCCCTGGGGCTGTCTATGCTTATGAATATAGGGAGTTACTGGTATTCGGACAAAATAGTCCTGAAGATGTATAACGCCCGGGAGGTGACGGAGGAACAGTCGCCGGCTCTTTATCACGTCGTAACAGGCTTATCGGAAAGAGCAAGACTTCCCATGCCTGGGGTTTACATCATAGACAGCCAAACGCCGAACGCATTTGCCACAGGACGAAATGAGAATCATGCGGCCATTGCCGTAACCTCCGGTATTCTCAATATTCTGGACAGGGCCGAGCTGGAAGGGGTTATTGGACATGAGTTGTCCCATATCAAAAATAAAGATATGCTGATCAGCACCATGGCCGCCACCATAGCCGGTGGGGTGGTAATGCTTTCATATATGGCGCGATGGGCGGCAATCTTAGGGGACGCGGAAGGTAAACAAGGTGGGACGGTTGGACTTATCGCTACGGCCATTGTGGCGCCTATCGCCGCCACGATTATCCAGATGGCCATATCACGATCAAGGGAGTACGGCGCCGATGAAGGTGGGGCAAAGATTTCAGGGAAACCAGCGGCCCTCGCCAGGGCGCTGGCGAAATTGTCAAAGGCTTCAGGTGTGATGCCAATGGATGCGAATCCTTCCACGGCGCATATGTTTATTGTGAATCCCCTGTCGGGAGACTTCTTCCTGACTCTTTTTGATACCCACCCACCCATTGAAGAGAGAATTGATAGATTAATGAAAATGTCATCTTAA